Sequence from the Lacerta agilis isolate rLacAgi1 chromosome 6, rLacAgi1.pri, whole genome shotgun sequence genome:
tatgtatgtatgtatgtatgtatgtatgtatgtgtgtgtgtgttttaaaaccatTTGTTCCACTTGGAGTGGTCCCATACTGTCGCTCTGCTCATGTTCCACTGCTGAGAATGCTCACAGCAGTGGCTGTGATTTTATAGTTTCTTGTGAAGCTGCTGAATAGGCTTTTTGCTTCCACAATAACGCCTACTGTAACAACCTTTACAATAAACACTGTTGAATTCTGAGTTCTTCAGAAACCTGTTTGAATGCAGGCAGAATTCAGAAGGATTGTCTTTCTGCTGCACAATCATACGTGGCCCTCTGCTTCTTCACCTTCCGTCACTGTCTCCTTAAGCCCAATTTCAGAGCAagacttttcttctccctctcctgggGGTTTACTGGCCTCCTCCTGTAACCAACAGCAAACACACAATGTGGAGATTAGTGAAGAGGTAAAAGCAGAAGTTCTTAAAGCATAAATTCAAAGATTCTCAGAACTtttaagctaataataataataataataataataataataataataataatgcaaagggAATTGCTTCCTAGCAGTATTTTAGAAATACCATCCCATAATTGCCGGAAATGAAGTTGGGCACATGAAACTCAACATGGGAAATGAATGTTTCAGGTACCTACAACTCTAATAACCTCTGAAGTTGCAACGTGAATGTAGAAAGGGACTGGATGATATGCCTCAGTAAATTGCCTGTTACCTAAACCCCACTCTGAGTGTATGAGGAACTGTGAAATGGTAGAAGGTGAATCCTCAATGCTTACAAAACATTCTAGATTTTATCTGAAGCAATCTCTGATACACAGAGGTGAACAGAAGAGAAAGAACTACCTCTACTGCTAGAGAACTtttaagctaataataataataataataataataataataataataataataataatgcaaagggAATTGCTTCCTAGCAGTATTTTAGAAATACCATCCCATAATTGCCGGAAATGAAGTTGGGCACATGAAACTCAACATGGGAAATGAATGTTTCAGGTACCTACAACTCTAATAACCTCTGAAGTTGCAACGTGAATGTAGAAAGGGACTGGATGATATGCCTCAGTAAATTGCCTGTTACCTAAACCCCACTCTGAGTGTATGAGGAACTGTGAAATGGTAGAAGGTGAATCCTCAATGCTTACAAAACATTCTAGATTTTATCTGAAGCAATCTCTGATACACAGAGGTGAACAGAAGAGAAAGAACTACCTCTACTGCTAGAGATAAGAAAAGGAATACGATGAATGCATTCATTTCATTATTAGTCTTTGCTAGCAGTTGTAAGGGTTTCTGGAAAACTTTCAGATTATAAAAATCGTTTGTCACAAAATGAAACTGCATCTGGAGCTTATAATATTGTATGCATATAGATGTTGGTTGTGATCCAGAAGCTTCACACATGGACCTCTATAAGGAAATAGAGAATTTCAAAGCCTATATAGCCTGGACGAGCTATATAGTTAAGGTGCCACTGAATGgtaatctgaaataaataaaaaaattgtccagtagcaccttagagacaagcttagttggtctctaaggtgctactggacaattttttaattctcttacttatttcgactgcgtcagaccaacatggcaacCTACCTAAATCGGTAATCTGAAAACTATTCAACTATGTGCTCAAGGCTCCGTGTTTACAATCTGACTTAAGCATCTCCTCAATTGTGCCATTTTTTTGTGCCCCAAATGAGCGTTCATCATAGACTGAATACCCCTCCGTAAACAAAGGGGGGAACCCCTCTGTGGTGGGATGCTGGAAACTGTGCCCCTGAGACTCTGAGCCACCTCCTCCATGTGCTGCCAAACCACTGTAATTTTCCCCCAAGAAGAGAATTCTAAGAATCCACTACCACCACCTGTGGAAACTATACCGTGTGGTATTccactaagttttattcagagtaggcacactgaaattaatgaacatgactaaatcaggtccattaatttcactgggtctacacCAAGTAAAGCTTCGTGGAATGCCACCCAATGCATTGTTAATATTTCTGTATAATTATATACCACACCCCCTCAGTATTTTGGCACAGTTAAAGTTGGACAGGGGTTGGAAGGAGGCCATATTGGCATGGTGCAAACCTTTGCATCTCTCTCTGCGAATTTCTTGAACATGTTGGCATATATTTTTCGGTCACGCTCATTGTGCTCCTTTGTCTTCTTCTGACACACAGTGATTTGTGACCTGGCTGCCTTGttttgtggattcacttccagcACTCTCTCAAAGTCACACTTTGCCAATTCAAATTCATTCATGAGTAATCGTGCTTCTCCTCTTCTGTAAAAGCCCTTTTCGTTGAGCTGGTCCAGTGCTAATGCCTGCAAACATACACCCGCACATTTAACATAGCTAAAATGATTCCAAAGATAGAGACAACAAGAATGAGGAAAACGGGACTCAAGAAGAGGATGTGGGACAGAAAGAACATGTGTCAACTGAGTATGTCTgctcaatatggctaacttgacccccaaaccccaccccctcacacacataaacaaatctcactacagccaacccaagacaaccaaccacacactCTAGGCCACCctaacctctctcaccaccaaggaaatataacaagtgaatagaaagagaacccacacaagtgacgctgacaaaaaaatcccacacatacactaagtagcatagctgtcaacttttcccttttcttgagaggaatcctattcggaataagggaatttcccttttaaaaagggaaaagttgacagctatgctaagtAGAAGAACAGAAGCATTGCCCACCCCATGcaccctccccctcttttctttccaaCCCAACAGTGCACGCAACACCAATGTCTtagaacaaatgaaactgatctgtagaaaaacacaacttgaaaaaaaaaagacaatgcacttatttttgtaaactaagaaatctttaataatttatttatttttaaactgagtATGTATGCTGGTCAGAAAATCCTGTGCTGAGGTGTTATTAcagcttttgttttaattaaggttgacaacaatagaaaaaaaaaaccaaccccataTAGAATCATATAGCTGTGACCAGGACTGCCTTATAGAGGCAGGATAACCTAGATCCTCAACTTCCATTTATGGAAAataaaagaggaacatttttttccAGTCACATGGTTTTCTAGAAAAGCCTGATTCTGCCAAGTCCAATGAAAAAGAGGGATTTTAAGTGCTCAAGAGCAAGGACATGAGTCACTGACACAGGAATAGGTAATATTCTAGAAAAATGACCACTTCAACCCCTCCATTAAAATGCAAGCAGTACATGgcatattcttttattttaatgtctcTTATATGACCAACTGGTGTCATACAAAGATTACTGCGCATGCACggaatgcatttctatgcacacatgTGAGTGCGGGGGAAGAGAGAATTACTCCTCCACCACATACAGCACTTTATCCCTAAAAAAACCTGCAGTAAAATGGCataccatgtgggggggggggggtggagcggCAGAAGGGGCAGGGGAAATGGTCCAACGCATGCTGAAGTGCTTGTACATAATAATCTGGGGAGCCACACTAGACATATCAAAATGACAAAGATGAGTTTCTAGACATACAGCTTATTTATTGACCTTAGTAACAAAagctattttttaatttaaaaaaaataaaaatagtgaaGTAACAATTAAAGCTCACATACTATATATCTGCTGCATACCCTGAAATTTTGGCATTTGAACTTCTTAATCAAAAATCCAAATCCGGATGGCTTATGTTTTTATCAGATGTTTCTATGGTGCCTCAGTTATAGATGTAAAAATAAGAGCTTCAATATTATTGAATCAAGCATAGAATTTTAAACCCAACAACGTAATTTTCTCAAACATCCTGGCACTAAAATGGTGGAAATCTCTCCACTGATCTACAAAATGGATTTGTCTCCAAAACTAGTTGGAAATGTGTATGTTGTAGATGACAAGTCATCTTCAACTACAAATAGAACATTCAAAAAAGAGTAATATGATACAGTGACTAAATGCAAACGGATATTATGCTTAAAGCTTCCAAACAGAGGCCCAAAAGAGAGCTTACAGGCAATGTTTAGATGATGACTCACAAACCCCAGATATTTATAGTTGTACCCGTAAGCACATGCCTTACGTTTGCATAATTATCTTACTAATTTAAATGTTCTGTCTCATTTTTTAACACTTCATTCTAGCTGTGTGCTGCATTCAGAGACCTAAAGCACATAATAGCAGCTCCATTCTGCAGACTTCTAGCCAAACCCAGAATGTGGTCCGTTCTAAAATAATACCTATGCATGCTTAACTGATGGAAAACAGTATGCAATGCAGATAAACCCTGCTGTAGCAACACAACAGTATTAAAGAATAAACTTATGGAAGTTGTAGCTATTATGTGACTGACATTAAAACTGAAAAGGCCCCTATTTCATGGCACCcctaaaaatttgccttgagatgCAGTATTGTTCATGTATTCCATGTACACCTGTAGGTGTTGCCTAAGAAAGTTCttgcaacaacaacccccaatTTGTGCAGGGGTTATGCTCTGGGTCATTGCGTGCTATATCGGGGTGCATATAAGCCCACCCCGCCCACTTTCCCTGCCATTTCCATGTTTGCAGAGATGCACATGTGCACGATTGTGCATGCCTTGAACATGCGCaaaatggttgttgcctgtattGTGTTCAGTTAAAGAATCATCTACATTAAGGATCATATGCAGTTCTTCCCAACTCAGTTTACTACTCATGTTCTCTGTTGTCAAAAGGGACATTCTAGAAAGGACAGCCCTACTCCTgtaacgaagaagaagaagaagaagaagaagaagaagagtttggatttgatatcccgcttttcactacccgaaggagtctcaaagcggctaacattctcctttcccttcctcccccacaacaaacactctgtgaggtgagtggggctgagagacttcagagaagtgtgactagcccaaggtcacccagcagctggatgtgggggagtggagacgcgaacccggttccccagattacgagtctaccactcttaaccaatgGTGATGAACAAATTGTAGAGCAGTCTGAATATTCacagtgaaatcctatacatgttctgtctttttttttacgTTTTTATTTGCCTTTGCTTTGTGCTTTCTTtcactcatttttttttacaaaggtcaataaacaaacaaataaatgccaCCGAGTTCAATGTggcttgctctcaggtaagtgggtataggatgaCAGCCATAATGAGGAATCATTCCTCTCAGTATAAACGGTACAGTACAGGGACTAAACACCTAATGAATTTGTTAAACTTAACTCTTTGCATATATTTGCACTTAGCTTCCATGATGCCAAGAACTGTTGTATTCTGCAGGCAATGGCCACAACCATCCATCAGCACAGGAGCATTTATAAAGTAAGGTCTTTTTCTAAATCTATCAGATAGTAGTTTGTTGCCTtttcaagtttttaaaaagttttttggcATCTGTCTCAAATATGTTAAAAGAATCAGGGTCAAAGGTTGTCTGAAAGAGATATAGGGCAGGATATGaccaccacccaccaccaatGGCCTCCCAAACCCCACACGGCCAAATGTCTCTTTACCTTATTGCAATACTCAATAGCTTTCGTATACTCCCGCAACTTCAAATTGCACATGgcgaggttgagaaaggctgccaaCAACAACGATTCTGAAGCTTTAGATTCCCTTTCTGATAAGCCATATTCCATTTCTAACCAGGATACAATCTTCCCATATTGAATCATTGCCTGTAGGTACTTGCCTTCCTAGCATGGGGTAAAGAAGATCAGATTATGAATGGCATTTTGCAGTGTGGAATATACTTGACTCTGAAATTTGTTATAATTTGAACAGCAACAGAATGAGAAGAGGGAAGTAATTCAGAAGGGCTAGGTGCAACATCAATGGAAACTGCAAGCGTGGAAGTCAGGAGAGTATTAACAAGCAGTAGTGTCATATAGTCTTGGTGCTGTCACATTCTGCCAAGACTACCATGTGCCTAGAAATAATATTTCAGAAACCCTCCAAACCACTGCCAATATATCTCATGCCATCTCCACTCCTACCGTCAGTTCAGCTTACAGGCAACTCCACCTTTGGAATGAGAAGCTGAGGTGGAAAAGAGGCATCATTAGGGTTGCTTGAGAACCACAGTGCCTCTGAAAAATGCCCTGTGGTTTAATTGCCAGTGATGACATTATCAGAAGAAATTCCAATTATTGATGCTACTATTTCTAGACATGTTGACACAGACCTTGAAGTACACAGTCCCTTTCTCTTTGACGATGCCAGCCTGCTCTAATTTCTCTTTGGTGTccatctcccaggattctttggcctGCAAGCAAACATGTATAGCAATAATTAGGTAATTATAGGGACACCAAACCCTGCTTCTTTCTTAGAAATTGTCTTCAGACCCCAAGACACGATGAACTTCACAGAATCTCACTATTTCCAACTTTGACATTACTTGAACATATTCTTTCAAGTAATGCAGTAGCGTCAGCAATGGGATGAGTGGGTAGGAAGTAATAGAGTATATTATTATACACAAAGGgtaacccaggaagctgccttatgctgggtCAGGTCACTGTGTCCATTtaactcagtattgccaacactgacaggcagtggctctccagggattccaacaggagtctctcccagttggggattgaatctgggttCTTCTGCACAGAAGGCATATGCTCTACCATCAAGCTATAGATGGTACTAGGTAAGCTATATCTGGATTTAGAAATTAAGAGGAAGTTTCAGAGTAATTAAATATTTACGGCACTGAAATTAAGGCCATGTCTTGCAAACGGGTTGTTCCAATCCATTTATTCTTCACACACGTTTGGCATGTGAGGGCTTCACTCACTATATTCATTGCTATTTTGCTGCTTGTCATGCAGACCACTGGGCAGAGATCAGTAGAAAATATCCTGGGTGAGTTTTTTTTGTCCCTCCTCTCAATCTCTTTCTTTTCCCCAGCAAGCTTACAGGATTATACAGCAATTGTtttagtctttaaaaaaaagttttagttTTGCACAATTCTGATTTAGCAGAATTGCTCTGTAATAATAGAAACAAACCAGGCATGTTTAGTGCTCTGAATGTGTGGGGGGCATGTGCCAAGTTTTCTATAAATTAAGGTAATTCCTCTTTCCCACTCTTCTCCAACTAATGAGCAACTTCACCTCAAAGACGAGTCTCCTGAACCTCTTCTTGCCATTTCCCCAAACCTCTGTAATGATGCTTCCAGACTtgttattttcaggtgggattcaatcacattccAGAAAAATAAGTTTGTTTTGGAGCTCTTGTAGAACAAACCCTCCAAAAGCGACAGGAacatgcactggaaagtgtgtgaTTACTCTTGTTTGATGTGATGTCATCTATCCTCacaaacaaattagaatgaatgctcaataaatagtcgacgtcatctaacctccctacaAACCAGGATGAGTGTTCATTGAAGAGTGTCTTGTGCAGGATCAGAGCATGATGGTGTGGGAAGTAAGGGGTGGCGAGGGGGGCTTCCTGCTTGCCTCTTCCTGctgtttctcccctctcctctcctcccctcatcTTCAATAGCTCTGTGCAGCAGGGCTTCCTACAGCTTTAAGAGACTCTTGGATGGGATTGGAAAAATAATGAGATGACACTCAGGACTGACTTGATTCCCCTCTCCATCTCAGCAACACGAACAGATCCTCAGGTCCTTTACATTTAAATTGAATCTTAGTTGAAGAAGGCAAAGAGAGAGGCATCGTCTTAATTCACAGAAAGATTGGCACACAAATTTCCCCACCTCCATTCAGGGCATTAAGCAGCACTACacatttgttttgattattaCAAGGCTTGTGCAAACCTGCTCCATGTGGGGAGCAATTAGTAGCAGAAGTGTGGCAATGGAAGCTACCCACTGAAACATCGCCAAACATATGCCAAAttattcccccacccaaaaagcaCTAAACAGGTTCCACACCAGCAATGACTGCAGATGCATAATAATATAGTTATCAGATTTTCCCCAGTAAGGAGAAATCCAGATTAAAGGTACTGGCTGACAATTTAATCAAGATAGCATTCTGCGGATGCTGCCCTAAACTTGGGGACCCACTTCACAAATGATTATAGCTCTGCTAAAAATCTCTTTGGAAACACTGTCTTGGGAAGTGTGACAGGATGAAAAAGTCGTGAAAGTGTGAGAAACCTCTACAAATCTTTCAAGAGTAGAAAGTGTGGAGAAGAAGCCAACGCCTTCCTCCTGCAAACATTCCCCAGTATAGAGTATAAAAGCACAGCTCCACCTTATGTACATCTTGTTCCTTTACTATACTGTACAGAGATGGGTACATTCTCCAGCACCCCAAAGAGGGCACAGCCTGTTTGGCAATtctgccctgccctccatttAGTGCTGTTTGGCAGGACATGATTTTTTTTGTCTGCagcccagggggaaaaaaagaagtaCAAAAGGAACAAGCCCAGAACAAGTCTTGGACCCCacccaaaacaataaaacaaacacacacacaagaacactGTGACCTTAGTTGACGTATCTGCCTTACCAAGCTTTGTCACAAACATGcaagggcagggagggggagagagaacaggacATCCTAAATGTTTTCACTGCAGAAGAGATCTTGTAGGTAAATGTCAGGCGTGTATAGCTGTTTACAATTGGGAATCCCATTCTCACCTTTTCAAAGCTTTTCAGTGTAACTTCATACACAAGTTCAGCATTTGGCCCTATGCCAAATTTAAGCTTCCCTGCTTCACCAAATCCATATCTAAAACAAAGCATGGAAACAAAATACTAAACAAAAACAGCATAGGATGAGGCACTTAATTCAGCATTCTGAATATTTGCGCTCATGTGGAGATAACTGTGGGTAGCTACACATCGGCCCCTGGAGACAAAACAGATGTTGCCTAGGAAACCAGCGGCCAAGTAACTCATCTGTGGCAACACACACAGATTGTACACACTATACTAGGCTTATCATTACTTCCTTTGTATTCAGATTAGATACTATTATACACCTTGCATCCTACTCAATTTTAATACCCTCTTCAATGgaacatgcatttatttttcagTAATGAGATTTTTCACAAATGTCTTAGGATCTTTAATAATCACACTAAACTTTAGAAGGGTAAATAGATAATAATATTTGGAATTATTGCCTAAATTCTTTCTACTTCAACCCTTAAAATCTGCCAGATGTGAATTATGTTACTCttattttttaagagagaaaatACATCAGAGGACATATGTAAGATCCCCACTCTTAGCTAGCAATAGAATGTAGTTCTGGCACTATTAATTGCAAGAGCTGTATTACGATAGAAAATCATTTAACGAAAACACTTTACATGCACGTTTGGTTTGCTTTAACATACTTTAATCGCCTCATTTGCGACAAAGGTTAACACAGAATATGCATGTGTTAGTAGCTTAAAGCACAGCAAGGTAATTTCCTCCCTTGCATTTCAATTTGCATTTGTATGTTGCTGTATATACCTGAGAGGGGACAGTGATGTCGCCACCCATTGCGCTTCACCTGTTTGGTTCCTTGCCTATATCCCGCAACTCCTATTCACGAGGCTattgtctgcacatgtgcaatagCTGACTCAAATGTACACACCAGAGCTTAACTGTAAAGTTTTCCTTTCAGATTGAAGCTGCTTTGAGggatcaaacagcagtattttattttatttttttaaaaaaactacaggaCTGCTCTGCATTGTGGGTAACTGTGTGTGTTCAAAATCCAGCAATCAAAACACTCCAGCACACTGGAGCCACAGCCACAGAACCTGTGGCAAAATAATGACTAAATGCATCTTTGCTTACATTAGAGTTAAATGCTAtgtagtgtgtgcatgtgtaagagACAGACAGTAGTGGCCAGTATGGTGAGGCAGAGCTGCGGAGATGCCCTCCCAAAACCAGCATTGCTACAGCTTACCTGAATGGGACCAGGACAGAGCTGTGTGGTGGTGATGTTGTGGTTGTGCAAAAACATTGATAGGAGCACAATATTGGTTCTGTCAGTACATCCACACAGCATCAACCTCACAGCTGCCCTGCTCAAGCACCAGCTCGATAAGCTGCAGCAACACCTGTGTTCGGAGGGTGGCTCCACATCTCTGCTTTATCACACCAACTACTGAAAATATTGAGAGAGACGGGAGAAATCTCAAGTTTCTTACTGTGCTCCAATATGTAGGATACAATTTTCTCCCCTTTGCATCTTCTCCAGAGCTTTGTCAATTCCAATGGGAATGTCATGGTCTTCTCCTTCTCCAACAGTGAATGCTACATCTCTGCAATCAAACATTCTGCCATCACAGAATCCTTTCAGATGGACTGTatgagaaagaaaacaacaatgCACTGTAAAGCACTGTTTGACTGCAAATATTTTGACAGGCATTAAAGCGCTTCATGgctaaaacacatttttgtcaGCATTCGAGCCCCAAAATAAACCCCAAAGCCACATTGCCCATGACTCTCTGCAATAGAAATTCACCAGGAGACTTCTGTGTcatcttttaaatgcctgctgaatttttttctattctattccattgattttattgtttggttttatgtctttatattgttgtaaactgctgtggTGTATTAAAcatcaatataaaaatacatttctaaAAGGAGACCTCTAGCCAACAGAGTTGAGTACTTCAGATGATTTCTACAGTCTTTGAAGTTTTCAGAGTCTAGTAAAAGTTTCTCTACAAATAAATTAGTTTAGTCACGTTTTGGCCCAATTTTCAGAGCCATTGCACAGACATCACAGCTCCTAGCACTGGGCAGTAGGCTCCTGATGTAGAAGTGAGCTTGCAACTGGTGTTTTTGTACTTAAAACTGGGACACAGTGTTGCAAAAGCTACTGGCACTCTGCCCCAGCATAAAAATACTACAGTATACAAGGGCACCTGCATGGCACTGGCAGGGGAAGTTTCCTCTGTGACCCGGTGCAGCAATCTAGAAATCCTCTGTGTTTACTGGAGTCATGAAGGGCTCAGTTTAGAGCAAGGACTTGTTTAGCCAGGAATGGCTACTAGACAGTCTTGCCTTGTCTTCCCTTCCCTTACTAAGCAGAGCATGCAACAATAACTGCTGTAGAACAGGCCACAGGTTGCTGCACTATTAGAACTATGTACTACTATCCATTTGTAAATCTTTATGCTTCCTGTTTGTGACTTGGCCAGA
This genomic interval carries:
- the FKBP5 gene encoding peptidyl-prolyl cis-trans isomerase FKBP5 isoform X2; amino-acid sequence: MEKVEKGQVIKAWDIGVATMKRGEICHLLCKPEYAYGSAGSVPKIPSNATLFFEIELLDFKGEDLFENGAIIRRIKQKGEGYSNPNEGAAVQIHLKGFCDGRMFDCRDVAFTVGEGEDHDIPIGIDKALEKMQRGENCILHIGAQYGFGEAGKLKFGIGPNAELVYEVTLKSFEKAKESWEMDTKEKLEQAGIVKEKGTVYFKEGKYLQAMIQYGKIVSWLEMEYGLSERESKASESLLLAAFLNLAMCNLKLREYTKAIEYCNKALALDQLNEKGFYRRGEARLLMNEFELAKCDFERVLEVNPQNKAARSQITVCQKKTKEHNERDRKIYANMFKKFAERDAKEEASKPPGEGEEKSCSEIGLKETVTEGEEAEGHV
- the FKBP5 gene encoding peptidyl-prolyl cis-trans isomerase FKBP5 isoform X1, with the protein product MTTDEATKKEGDVQRATLVEQGEDITPNKDKGVLKIVKRPGNNDESPMIGDKVYVHYKGKLANGKKFDSSRDRNEPFIFSLGKGQVIKAWDIGVATMKRGEICHLLCKPEYAYGSAGSVPKIPSNATLFFEIELLDFKGEDLFENGAIIRRIKQKGEGYSNPNEGAAVQIHLKGFCDGRMFDCRDVAFTVGEGEDHDIPIGIDKALEKMQRGENCILHIGAQYGFGEAGKLKFGIGPNAELVYEVTLKSFEKAKESWEMDTKEKLEQAGIVKEKGTVYFKEGKYLQAMIQYGKIVSWLEMEYGLSERESKASESLLLAAFLNLAMCNLKLREYTKAIEYCNKALALDQLNEKGFYRRGEARLLMNEFELAKCDFERVLEVNPQNKAARSQITVCQKKTKEHNERDRKIYANMFKKFAERDAKEEASKPPGEGEEKSCSEIGLKETVTEGEEAEGHV